A genomic stretch from Mya arenaria isolate MELC-2E11 chromosome 10, ASM2691426v1 includes:
- the LOC128205560 gene encoding nuclear receptor ROR-beta-like isoform X1 codes for MDYPSFSFEYMDASLFNFLEETLSRVSPLPVNKDAHVDVKNTSTGQRLTPCPSSQLNYTDGKVGGLERCTYTRVETVSEASIIGGCMTTLVGTHEGIVTSDDGIHSIIVEQESTANSGHELDYPTVYTLEAPSVTMATSDVNGVQYEKNSDLLNICQNSSGSFSVSTNVSRELNTSRQGEDHVVYTTGHDYYSITPGQNLHHSLTEPSYMSSEPQEAVFLMGENEIHSTEPLCSSILETTTSEHDIDQVLDLIIDHSHDIPATNQTGSDISHPLSSSFTLPHLSGPPPAEDYNSKVKPTEKRRRRREKNPDPPPEAILPPCKVCGDKSSGYHYGTNTCEPCKAFFRRTLKKKEVDYKCKCCRDEQEIWKKGHYKNGCSACRYERCLAVGMSKNAIKIGRYTNNHKTSNIKQVKSLESRKRTSQADGADNSPVNLVTSPQSPQESQGTNLDAQDPLPGPSGCGTDDSQAARSLFEIGLSKAISHTSPLSNVDLSSPRPSATSSSALESDYALSPNSPIASLEPSGSQGRPLASTCTTPYYLKSGMTLKEIDTTVKIVTEAHRSTGLIPKQSADEVKRKQAEYLEKYKLKTQLFGEMRTISRAEFAEFYKATGLDLDGRRERINAAMDHFQKRITLFVAFAKAIPGFNELCLDDQLSLIKVSRFESSLISAYKQMLVNFNQSTEVAVTPWGGTFHLSELQGFLPLDILKLRFKMAIRLNALGLSLQEEAVLRGIVTMCPDQCELKDRAKVECIQEKLFVCLQHMLNVRHGGTGNLLYKIMDIITEMRILTEGLSQFARGALKDMNPHFKEKFSLLREFMS; via the exons ATGGATTATCCCAGCTTCAGTTTCG AATACATGGATGCGTCGTTATTTAATTTTCTAGAGGAGACTTTGAGCCGAGTTTCACCACTGCCTGTCAACAAGGACGCACATGTTGATGTCAAGAATACATCCACCGGACAAAGGCTGACCCCTTGTCCGTCCTCTCAGCTCAATTACACAGATGGTAAGGTGGGTGGCCTTGAAAGATGCACATATACTAGAGTTGAGACAGTGAGTGAGGCGTCTATCATTGGAGGTTGTATGACCACACTGGTAGGAACACACGAAGGAATAGTGACTTCAGATGATGGCATACATAGTATCATAGTCGAACAGGAAAGCACAGCAAATTCAGGTCATGAATTGGATTATCCCACCGTCTACACCCTAGAAGCACCTTCTGTTACCATGGCTACGAGTGATGTTAATGGAGtacaatatgaaaaaaactcAGATTTGTTAAACATCTGTCAAAATTCTTCTGGCAGCTTTAGTGTTAGTACAAATGTGTCCCGAGAATTAAACACTTCTAGGCAAGGGGAAGATCACGTGGTTTATACCACTGGACATGACTACTATTCTATAACTCCTGGGCAAAACCTACACCATTCACTAACTGAGCCTTCCTACATGTCTAGTGAGCCTCAAGAGGCTGTCTTTTTAATGggagaaaatgaaatacattccACTGAACCTTTATGTAGCAGTATTTTGGAAACCACAACCTCAGAGCATGACATAGACCAGGTATTAGATCTCATCATCGATCACAGTCATGACATTCCAGCAACAAACCAGACAGGTAGTGATATTTCTCATCCACTTTCATCAAGTTTTACACTACCACATTTATCAGGACCGCCTCCTGCGGAAGACTATAATTCAAAAGTAAAGCCCACAGAAAAGAGGCGACGAAGACGGGAGAAGAACCCAGACCCACCTCCCGAGGCGATACTGCCTCCGTGTAAAGTATGTGGTGATAAATCATCGGGATATCATTACGGCACAAACACTTGTGAACCATGCAAG gcatttttccgACGCACATTGAAGAAGAAAGAGGTTGACTACAA GTGTAAATGCTGCCGTGATGAGCAGGAGATATGGAAAAAGGGTCACTACAAGAACGGCTGCTCAGCCTGTCGCTACGAGAGGTGCCTCGCCGTCGGCATGTCCAAAAACG caaTCAAAATTGGAAGATATACAAACAACCATAAAACAAGCAATATAAAACAAGTGAAAAGCCTGGAGTCCAGAAAAAGAACCAGTCAAGCCGACGGAGCAGACAACAGTCCGGTGAACCTTGTGACCAGTCCACAATCTCCTCAAGAGTCCCAAGGAACCAATCTTGATGCCCAAGATCCACTACCAGGACCAAGTGGCTGTGGCACAGATGACTCTCAAGCAGCGAGAAGCTTGTTTGAGATCGGTCTTTCCAAGGCGATATCACACACCAGTCCACTGTCCAACG TTGACCTGTCATCTCCTAGACCATCTGCCACCTCCTCGTCCGCCCTAGAGTCAGACTACGCTCTCAGCCCAAACTCCCCCATCGCTTCGCTAGAACCCTCAGGTTCTCAGGGTCGGCCGTTGGCATCCACCTGCACTACTCCCTATTATTTAAAATCTGGGATGACACTGAAA GAGATCGACACTACAGTTAAGATTGTTACAGAGGCTCACCGGAGCACAGGGTTGATCCCGAAACAATCAGCTGATGAGGTCAAGAGGAAGCAGGCTGAATATCTG GAGAAGTACAAATTGAAGACACAGCTGTTCGGGGAAATGAGAACCATTTCCCGGGCCGAGTTTGCAGAGTTTTATAAGGCCACAG GACTTGATTTAGATGGCCGTCGTGAGAGAATTAATGCGGCCATGGATCATTTCCAGAAGAGAATCACATTGTTTGTGGCGTTTGCAAAAGCCATACCAGGTTTCAATGAGTTGTGTTTGGACGACCAGTTATCCTTGATCAAAG TGTCCAGATTTGAATCTAGCCTTATTAGTGCCTACAAGCAAATGCTGGTCAACTTTAATCAGTCCACTGAAGTAGCGGTCACTCCATGGGGTGGGACATTTCACCTGAGCGAGCTCCAAGGCTTTCTTCCTTTAGACATTCTTAAGTTAAGATTCAAGATGGCCATCCGGCTGAATGCATTGGGACTCTCACTACAGGAGGAGGCTGTTCTAAGAGGCATCGTAACAATGTGCCCAG ATCAGTGTGAGTTGAAGGATAGAGCCAAAGTGGAGTGCATTCAGGAGAAGCTGTTTGTGTGTTTACAACACATGTTGAATGTTCGCCACGGAGGGACGGGAAACCTGCTCTACAAGATCATGGACATTATCACTGAAATGCGCATTTTGACGGAAGGCTTGTCTCAGTTCGCTAGAGGTGCCTTAAAAGACATGAACCCTCATTTCAAGGAGAAATTCTCATTGTTAAGAGAATTTATGAGCTGA
- the LOC128205560 gene encoding nuclear receptor ROR-beta-like isoform X2: MDASLFNFLEETLSRVSPLPVNKDAHVDVKNTSTGQRLTPCPSSQLNYTDGKVGGLERCTYTRVETVSEASIIGGCMTTLVGTHEGIVTSDDGIHSIIVEQESTANSGHELDYPTVYTLEAPSVTMATSDVNGVQYEKNSDLLNICQNSSGSFSVSTNVSRELNTSRQGEDHVVYTTGHDYYSITPGQNLHHSLTEPSYMSSEPQEAVFLMGENEIHSTEPLCSSILETTTSEHDIDQVLDLIIDHSHDIPATNQTGSDISHPLSSSFTLPHLSGPPPAEDYNSKVKPTEKRRRRREKNPDPPPEAILPPCKVCGDKSSGYHYGTNTCEPCKAFFRRTLKKKEVDYKCKCCRDEQEIWKKGHYKNGCSACRYERCLAVGMSKNAIKIGRYTNNHKTSNIKQVKSLESRKRTSQADGADNSPVNLVTSPQSPQESQGTNLDAQDPLPGPSGCGTDDSQAARSLFEIGLSKAISHTSPLSNVDLSSPRPSATSSSALESDYALSPNSPIASLEPSGSQGRPLASTCTTPYYLKSGMTLKEIDTTVKIVTEAHRSTGLIPKQSADEVKRKQAEYLEKYKLKTQLFGEMRTISRAEFAEFYKATGLDLDGRRERINAAMDHFQKRITLFVAFAKAIPGFNELCLDDQLSLIKVSRFESSLISAYKQMLVNFNQSTEVAVTPWGGTFHLSELQGFLPLDILKLRFKMAIRLNALGLSLQEEAVLRGIVTMCPDQCELKDRAKVECIQEKLFVCLQHMLNVRHGGTGNLLYKIMDIITEMRILTEGLSQFARGALKDMNPHFKEKFSLLREFMS; this comes from the exons ATGGATGCGTCGTTATTTAATTTTCTAGAGGAGACTTTGAGCCGAGTTTCACCACTGCCTGTCAACAAGGACGCACATGTTGATGTCAAGAATACATCCACCGGACAAAGGCTGACCCCTTGTCCGTCCTCTCAGCTCAATTACACAGATGGTAAGGTGGGTGGCCTTGAAAGATGCACATATACTAGAGTTGAGACAGTGAGTGAGGCGTCTATCATTGGAGGTTGTATGACCACACTGGTAGGAACACACGAAGGAATAGTGACTTCAGATGATGGCATACATAGTATCATAGTCGAACAGGAAAGCACAGCAAATTCAGGTCATGAATTGGATTATCCCACCGTCTACACCCTAGAAGCACCTTCTGTTACCATGGCTACGAGTGATGTTAATGGAGtacaatatgaaaaaaactcAGATTTGTTAAACATCTGTCAAAATTCTTCTGGCAGCTTTAGTGTTAGTACAAATGTGTCCCGAGAATTAAACACTTCTAGGCAAGGGGAAGATCACGTGGTTTATACCACTGGACATGACTACTATTCTATAACTCCTGGGCAAAACCTACACCATTCACTAACTGAGCCTTCCTACATGTCTAGTGAGCCTCAAGAGGCTGTCTTTTTAATGggagaaaatgaaatacattccACTGAACCTTTATGTAGCAGTATTTTGGAAACCACAACCTCAGAGCATGACATAGACCAGGTATTAGATCTCATCATCGATCACAGTCATGACATTCCAGCAACAAACCAGACAGGTAGTGATATTTCTCATCCACTTTCATCAAGTTTTACACTACCACATTTATCAGGACCGCCTCCTGCGGAAGACTATAATTCAAAAGTAAAGCCCACAGAAAAGAGGCGACGAAGACGGGAGAAGAACCCAGACCCACCTCCCGAGGCGATACTGCCTCCGTGTAAAGTATGTGGTGATAAATCATCGGGATATCATTACGGCACAAACACTTGTGAACCATGCAAG gcatttttccgACGCACATTGAAGAAGAAAGAGGTTGACTACAA GTGTAAATGCTGCCGTGATGAGCAGGAGATATGGAAAAAGGGTCACTACAAGAACGGCTGCTCAGCCTGTCGCTACGAGAGGTGCCTCGCCGTCGGCATGTCCAAAAACG caaTCAAAATTGGAAGATATACAAACAACCATAAAACAAGCAATATAAAACAAGTGAAAAGCCTGGAGTCCAGAAAAAGAACCAGTCAAGCCGACGGAGCAGACAACAGTCCGGTGAACCTTGTGACCAGTCCACAATCTCCTCAAGAGTCCCAAGGAACCAATCTTGATGCCCAAGATCCACTACCAGGACCAAGTGGCTGTGGCACAGATGACTCTCAAGCAGCGAGAAGCTTGTTTGAGATCGGTCTTTCCAAGGCGATATCACACACCAGTCCACTGTCCAACG TTGACCTGTCATCTCCTAGACCATCTGCCACCTCCTCGTCCGCCCTAGAGTCAGACTACGCTCTCAGCCCAAACTCCCCCATCGCTTCGCTAGAACCCTCAGGTTCTCAGGGTCGGCCGTTGGCATCCACCTGCACTACTCCCTATTATTTAAAATCTGGGATGACACTGAAA GAGATCGACACTACAGTTAAGATTGTTACAGAGGCTCACCGGAGCACAGGGTTGATCCCGAAACAATCAGCTGATGAGGTCAAGAGGAAGCAGGCTGAATATCTG GAGAAGTACAAATTGAAGACACAGCTGTTCGGGGAAATGAGAACCATTTCCCGGGCCGAGTTTGCAGAGTTTTATAAGGCCACAG GACTTGATTTAGATGGCCGTCGTGAGAGAATTAATGCGGCCATGGATCATTTCCAGAAGAGAATCACATTGTTTGTGGCGTTTGCAAAAGCCATACCAGGTTTCAATGAGTTGTGTTTGGACGACCAGTTATCCTTGATCAAAG TGTCCAGATTTGAATCTAGCCTTATTAGTGCCTACAAGCAAATGCTGGTCAACTTTAATCAGTCCACTGAAGTAGCGGTCACTCCATGGGGTGGGACATTTCACCTGAGCGAGCTCCAAGGCTTTCTTCCTTTAGACATTCTTAAGTTAAGATTCAAGATGGCCATCCGGCTGAATGCATTGGGACTCTCACTACAGGAGGAGGCTGTTCTAAGAGGCATCGTAACAATGTGCCCAG ATCAGTGTGAGTTGAAGGATAGAGCCAAAGTGGAGTGCATTCAGGAGAAGCTGTTTGTGTGTTTACAACACATGTTGAATGTTCGCCACGGAGGGACGGGAAACCTGCTCTACAAGATCATGGACATTATCACTGAAATGCGCATTTTGACGGAAGGCTTGTCTCAGTTCGCTAGAGGTGCCTTAAAAGACATGAACCCTCATTTCAAGGAGAAATTCTCATTGTTAAGAGAATTTATGAGCTGA
- the LOC128205560 gene encoding nuclear receptor ROR-beta-like isoform X3 — translation MTTLVGTHEGIVTSDDGIHSIIVEQESTANSGHELDYPTVYTLEAPSVTMATSDVNGVQYEKNSDLLNICQNSSGSFSVSTNVSRELNTSRQGEDHVVYTTGHDYYSITPGQNLHHSLTEPSYMSSEPQEAVFLMGENEIHSTEPLCSSILETTTSEHDIDQVLDLIIDHSHDIPATNQTGSDISHPLSSSFTLPHLSGPPPAEDYNSKVKPTEKRRRRREKNPDPPPEAILPPCKVCGDKSSGYHYGTNTCEPCKAFFRRTLKKKEVDYKCKCCRDEQEIWKKGHYKNGCSACRYERCLAVGMSKNAIKIGRYTNNHKTSNIKQVKSLESRKRTSQADGADNSPVNLVTSPQSPQESQGTNLDAQDPLPGPSGCGTDDSQAARSLFEIGLSKAISHTSPLSNVDLSSPRPSATSSSALESDYALSPNSPIASLEPSGSQGRPLASTCTTPYYLKSGMTLKEIDTTVKIVTEAHRSTGLIPKQSADEVKRKQAEYLEKYKLKTQLFGEMRTISRAEFAEFYKATGLDLDGRRERINAAMDHFQKRITLFVAFAKAIPGFNELCLDDQLSLIKVSRFESSLISAYKQMLVNFNQSTEVAVTPWGGTFHLSELQGFLPLDILKLRFKMAIRLNALGLSLQEEAVLRGIVTMCPDQCELKDRAKVECIQEKLFVCLQHMLNVRHGGTGNLLYKIMDIITEMRILTEGLSQFARGALKDMNPHFKEKFSLLREFMS, via the exons ATGACCACACTGGTAGGAACACACGAAGGAATAGTGACTTCAGATGATGGCATACATAGTATCATAGTCGAACAGGAAAGCACAGCAAATTCAGGTCATGAATTGGATTATCCCACCGTCTACACCCTAGAAGCACCTTCTGTTACCATGGCTACGAGTGATGTTAATGGAGtacaatatgaaaaaaactcAGATTTGTTAAACATCTGTCAAAATTCTTCTGGCAGCTTTAGTGTTAGTACAAATGTGTCCCGAGAATTAAACACTTCTAGGCAAGGGGAAGATCACGTGGTTTATACCACTGGACATGACTACTATTCTATAACTCCTGGGCAAAACCTACACCATTCACTAACTGAGCCTTCCTACATGTCTAGTGAGCCTCAAGAGGCTGTCTTTTTAATGggagaaaatgaaatacattccACTGAACCTTTATGTAGCAGTATTTTGGAAACCACAACCTCAGAGCATGACATAGACCAGGTATTAGATCTCATCATCGATCACAGTCATGACATTCCAGCAACAAACCAGACAGGTAGTGATATTTCTCATCCACTTTCATCAAGTTTTACACTACCACATTTATCAGGACCGCCTCCTGCGGAAGACTATAATTCAAAAGTAAAGCCCACAGAAAAGAGGCGACGAAGACGGGAGAAGAACCCAGACCCACCTCCCGAGGCGATACTGCCTCCGTGTAAAGTATGTGGTGATAAATCATCGGGATATCATTACGGCACAAACACTTGTGAACCATGCAAG gcatttttccgACGCACATTGAAGAAGAAAGAGGTTGACTACAA GTGTAAATGCTGCCGTGATGAGCAGGAGATATGGAAAAAGGGTCACTACAAGAACGGCTGCTCAGCCTGTCGCTACGAGAGGTGCCTCGCCGTCGGCATGTCCAAAAACG caaTCAAAATTGGAAGATATACAAACAACCATAAAACAAGCAATATAAAACAAGTGAAAAGCCTGGAGTCCAGAAAAAGAACCAGTCAAGCCGACGGAGCAGACAACAGTCCGGTGAACCTTGTGACCAGTCCACAATCTCCTCAAGAGTCCCAAGGAACCAATCTTGATGCCCAAGATCCACTACCAGGACCAAGTGGCTGTGGCACAGATGACTCTCAAGCAGCGAGAAGCTTGTTTGAGATCGGTCTTTCCAAGGCGATATCACACACCAGTCCACTGTCCAACG TTGACCTGTCATCTCCTAGACCATCTGCCACCTCCTCGTCCGCCCTAGAGTCAGACTACGCTCTCAGCCCAAACTCCCCCATCGCTTCGCTAGAACCCTCAGGTTCTCAGGGTCGGCCGTTGGCATCCACCTGCACTACTCCCTATTATTTAAAATCTGGGATGACACTGAAA GAGATCGACACTACAGTTAAGATTGTTACAGAGGCTCACCGGAGCACAGGGTTGATCCCGAAACAATCAGCTGATGAGGTCAAGAGGAAGCAGGCTGAATATCTG GAGAAGTACAAATTGAAGACACAGCTGTTCGGGGAAATGAGAACCATTTCCCGGGCCGAGTTTGCAGAGTTTTATAAGGCCACAG GACTTGATTTAGATGGCCGTCGTGAGAGAATTAATGCGGCCATGGATCATTTCCAGAAGAGAATCACATTGTTTGTGGCGTTTGCAAAAGCCATACCAGGTTTCAATGAGTTGTGTTTGGACGACCAGTTATCCTTGATCAAAG TGTCCAGATTTGAATCTAGCCTTATTAGTGCCTACAAGCAAATGCTGGTCAACTTTAATCAGTCCACTGAAGTAGCGGTCACTCCATGGGGTGGGACATTTCACCTGAGCGAGCTCCAAGGCTTTCTTCCTTTAGACATTCTTAAGTTAAGATTCAAGATGGCCATCCGGCTGAATGCATTGGGACTCTCACTACAGGAGGAGGCTGTTCTAAGAGGCATCGTAACAATGTGCCCAG ATCAGTGTGAGTTGAAGGATAGAGCCAAAGTGGAGTGCATTCAGGAGAAGCTGTTTGTGTGTTTACAACACATGTTGAATGTTCGCCACGGAGGGACGGGAAACCTGCTCTACAAGATCATGGACATTATCACTGAAATGCGCATTTTGACGGAAGGCTTGTCTCAGTTCGCTAGAGGTGCCTTAAAAGACATGAACCCTCATTTCAAGGAGAAATTCTCATTGTTAAGAGAATTTATGAGCTGA